The following proteins come from a genomic window of Alphaproteobacteria bacterium:
- a CDS encoding methionyl-tRNA formyltransferase, which translates to MRIVFMGTTDFSLEALKVLHENELNIVCVYTKTPKPKGRGAKLEKTVVHEYAIEHGLTVETPKTLRTEGAFAVLKSYAPDIIVVAAYGLILPREVLELPKHGCINIHGSYLPRWRGAAPIERALLAGDKTTGITIMQMDEGVDTGDIISKEKIAIGSDEDFTSLFNRLKVLGAAMILDVVRNIDHIKRVKQPEVGATYAHKIESQEYILNPQDSMEVNYNKVRALKKGCKFFYHKDEFYIVHKVDYISSEDRETLYLPCKDGYLEILKIQKPGKKVMDVKEFLRGLQA; encoded by the coding sequence ATGCGCATCGTTTTTATGGGAACAACGGATTTTTCGTTAGAGGCTTTGAAAGTTTTGCATGAAAATGAACTTAATATTGTATGTGTTTACACAAAAACACCAAAACCAAAGGGTAGAGGTGCGAAACTAGAAAAGACAGTAGTGCACGAATATGCTATCGAGCATGGGTTAACAGTTGAAACACCAAAGACACTAAGAACAGAAGGGGCATTTGCGGTGCTTAAATCGTACGCGCCTGATATAATTGTGGTAGCGGCATATGGTTTGATTTTGCCCAGAGAAGTTTTGGAGCTGCCAAAACATGGATGCATCAATATACACGGCTCTTATCTTCCAAGATGGAGGGGTGCCGCGCCAATTGAGCGCGCTCTCTTAGCTGGAGATAAAACAACAGGTATTACAATCATGCAAATGGATGAAGGTGTGGATACTGGTGATATTATTTCAAAAGAAAAAATAGCTATTGGGTCGGATGAAGATTTTACTTCGTTGTTTAATCGTTTGAAAGTTTTGGGTGCGGCTATGATTTTGGATGTGGTGAGAAATATTGATCACATTAAAAGAGTAAAGCAGCCAGAGGTTGGTGCTACATACGCACATAAAATAGAGTCGCAAGAGTATATCTTAAATCCTCAAGATTCTATGGAAGTGAATTATAATAAAGTGCGCGCACTTAAGAAGGGGTGTAAGTTTTTTTATCACAAGGATGAATTTTATATCGTACATAAAGTCGATTATATTTCTTCTGAGGATAGAGAAACGCTTTATTTGCCTTGTAAAGATGGATATCTTGAGATTTTAAAAATCCAAAAACCTGGAAAAAAGGTGATGGATGTGAAGGAATTTTTGCGCGGTTTGCAGGCGTAA
- a CDS encoding DUF389 domain-containing protein, with the protein MVIDKENTLKRIIDNGTVSSQFYVLMSISATIAIAGLLLNASSFIIGSMLISPLGGSIALLGLSLARLDMTLFKRGLECLVTGMLLILLISFLVTYFFPSKDITPEILVRTHPNIYDLLVSTIAGGALGYIMVREDFHTNAGVIIGVGIATSVVPPLATVGYGFAVPDYTIAKGAFVLFFSNISAIALGCSYIFRYFQLSESNRFVYYIFATFVVLVVLSFLYLHL; encoded by the coding sequence ATGGTTATCGATAAAGAAAACACCCTAAAGAGGATTATTGACAATGGCACTGTATCTTCACAATTTTATGTTTTAATGAGCATTTCTGCCACGATTGCGATCGCAGGCCTATTGCTAAACGCATCTTCTTTTATTATTGGGTCTATGTTGATCTCTCCTTTGGGAGGGTCTATTGCTTTACTAGGCTTGTCGTTAGCGCGATTGGATATGACGCTTTTCAAGAGAGGTCTTGAGTGTCTTGTAACTGGCATGTTGCTTATTTTGCTTATTTCATTTTTGGTCACATACTTTTTTCCATCTAAAGATATTACACCTGAAATACTGGTGAGGACACATCCAAATATCTACGATCTCCTTGTATCAACGATCGCAGGAGGTGCGTTAGGTTATATCATGGTGCGTGAGGATTTTCACACAAATGCTGGTGTGATCATTGGTGTTGGGATTGCTACCTCGGTTGTGCCACCTCTTGCAACAGTGGGATATGGTTTCGCTGTGCCAGATTACACGATCGCAAAAGGTGCTTTTGTGTTATTTTTTAGCAACATCTCTGCAATTGCTTTGGGTTGTTCTTATATCTTTCGTTATTTTCAGTTAAGCGAAAGCAATAGATTTGTCTATTATATTTTTGCAACCTTTGTTGTGCTTGTGGTTTTGTCATTTTTGTATCTGCACCTATAA
- the prfA gene encoding peptide chain release factor 1, whose product MILKEKLDKILEKFNALEERLKTPIEDSKEFVKISKEYAELEKIAIKIKEYQDFLRKKTESEKLLKDPDFKELAEIDLKDIKQNIEALEVEIKILLLPKDVDDEKNAIIEVRAGTGGEEAALFAGVLYRMYKRYADLKGWAVEEISMQQTDMGGVKEGVMVVSGKGVFARLKFESGGHRVQRVPETESSGRIHTSAATVAVLPEVDDVDIHIEEKDLKIDVFRASGAGGQHVNTTDSAVRITHIPTGVVVSCQDGRSQHKNKAQAMKVLKSHIYEAEKKRKDAERAENRKSQIGSGDRSERIRTYNFPQGRVTDHRINLTLHKVEAVVEGDALDEVIDALIADDQARKLAEASL is encoded by the coding sequence ATGATTTTAAAAGAAAAGTTAGATAAGATTTTAGAAAAGTTTAATGCATTAGAAGAGCGCTTAAAAACGCCAATTGAAGATTCAAAAGAATTTGTCAAAATATCAAAAGAATATGCAGAGTTAGAAAAGATTGCAATAAAAATTAAAGAATATCAAGATTTCCTAAGAAAAAAGACAGAATCAGAAAAATTATTAAAAGATCCTGATTTTAAAGAGTTAGCGGAAATTGACCTCAAGGATATTAAGCAAAATATCGAAGCATTGGAAGTAGAGATAAAAATCCTTCTTTTGCCTAAAGATGTGGATGATGAGAAAAACGCTATCATTGAAGTAAGAGCGGGCACAGGTGGTGAAGAAGCTGCACTGTTTGCAGGTGTTTTATATCGTATGTATAAGCGATATGCTGATTTAAAAGGTTGGGCTGTGGAAGAAATTAGCATGCAGCAAACAGATATGGGTGGTGTAAAAGAAGGTGTGATGGTTGTATCGGGTAAGGGTGTGTTTGCGCGCTTAAAGTTTGAATCAGGTGGGCACCGTGTACAACGAGTTCCTGAAACAGAATCATCTGGGCGTATTCATACATCTGCAGCGACAGTGGCGGTATTGCCAGAAGTGGATGATGTGGATATTCATATTGAAGAGAAAGATCTGAAGATCGATGTGTTTCGTGCATCGGGCGCTGGTGGACAGCATGTCAACACAACAGACAGTGCTGTGCGCATTACACACATTCCAACAGGGGTTGTGGTGAGTTGCCAGGATGGTAGGTCGCAGCATAAAAACAAAGCGCAAGCCATGAAAGTCTTGAAGTCACATATTTATGAAGCAGAAAAAAAGCGTAAAGATGCAGAGCGGGCGGAAAATCGCAAATCTCAAATTGGTTCAGGTGATAGATCTGAGCGTATTCGGACATATAATTTTCCACAAGGTCGGGTGACAGATCACAGAATAAATCTAACATTACACAAAGTTGAAGCTGTGGTGGAAGGGGATGCATTGGATGAAGTAATCGATGCATTGATTGCAGATGACCAAGCAAGAAAACTGGCTGAAGCGTCTCTCTGA
- a CDS encoding peptide chain release factor N(5)-glutamine methyltransferase: MTKQENWLKRLSEAGIENPAGELRCILRHHEERGARRGDPWMTTAPAGLRHDDAILEEIITRRCAREPLAKILGYKGFWKDDFLTNEHTLDPRPDSETLIEVCLDLYRYPDALSLRHSDMLSLRHPERAARRISLQHTQEDPSAAPQDDDMPKKILELGVGTGCLILSLLKEFPGATGVGVDISEEALKIARQNALRHREILEENRGDPFLDGQDPQGARHDDAVSTIGRLTLLKSDWFNALRHPEVQPKGLLEFAVRRSFADAQDDGVNDQDDIAKFDLIISNPPYISEDEQINEEAKYDPKLALYAKDKGLAAYKIILRDASEFLMPNGYLVLEIGPSWDISQCKTELTYIKTVKDLAGHDRVVVFRKT, translated from the coding sequence ATGACCAAGCAAGAAAACTGGCTGAAGCGTCTCTCTGAAGCTGGGATTGAGAATCCAGCAGGGGAATTGCGATGCATTCTGCGTCATCACGAGGAGCGCGGAGCGCGACGTGGTGATCCATGGATGACCACAGCCCCTGCCGGGCTTCGCCATGACGACGCGATACTCGAAGAAATTATAACAAGACGATGCGCTCGTGAACCCTTAGCAAAAATCCTTGGTTATAAAGGGTTCTGGAAAGATGATTTTTTAACAAATGAACATACACTCGATCCACGTCCAGATTCCGAAACTTTAATAGAGGTGTGTTTGGATTTGTATCGTTATCCTGACGCGCTTTCACTCCGTCATTCTGATATGCTTTCACTCCGCCATCCTGAGCGCGCAGCGCGAAGGATCTCTTTGCAACATACGCAAGAAGACCCTTCGGCTGCGCCTCAGGATGACGATATGCCTAAAAAAATCCTTGAGCTTGGCGTTGGAACGGGCTGTCTCATCCTGTCTCTCTTGAAAGAGTTTCCTGGTGCAACAGGAGTAGGTGTGGATATTTCTGAAGAAGCGCTTAAGATTGCGAGACAAAATGCACTCCGTCATCGCGAGATTCTCGAAGAGAATCGTGGTGATCCATTTCTGGATGGCCAAGATCCTCAAGGGGCTCGCCATGACGATGCGGTTAGCACTATAGGGCGATTAACTCTTTTAAAAAGTGATTGGTTTAATGCACTCCGTCATCCTGAGGTGCAGCCGAAGGGTCTTCTTGAGTTTGCTGTGAGAAGATCCTTCGCTGATGCTCAGGATGACGGAGTGAATGATCAAGATGACATTGCGAAGTTTGATTTAATAATCTCTAACCCACCTTACATATCAGAAGATGAGCAAATCAACGAAGAGGCAAAATATGATCCAAAGCTCGCGTTATACGCTAAAGACAAAGGTTTAGCAGCCTATAAAATTATTTTACGTGATGCGTCTGAGTTTTTAATGCCAAATGGATATTTGGTTTTAGAAATTGGCCCATCCTGGGATATCTCGCAATGTAAAACAGAGTTGACATATATAAAGACAGTGAAAGATTTGGCTGGGCATGATCGTGTGGTGGTGTTTCGTAAGACGTGA
- a CDS encoding thermonuclease family protein, with the protein MSDKRKDSGMSDKKNALYVKDSGMSDKKKALYVKDLGWKFTKVLDGDTFSFELPKNPALTPKLRKLSVRVLGIDTPEKGFRGKCEQEKILGQKATDFAKDLFDFVDAIELLDLKWDKYGGRVNATVIITIKDKKYNYTELLIQNKCAFSYDGGTKQSWCEPKIDLEKCCNFEDLPL; encoded by the coding sequence ATGTCTGATAAGAGAAAAGATTCAGGAATGTCTGATAAGAAAAATGCGTTATATGTAAAAGATTCAGGAATGTCCGATAAGAAAAAAGCGTTATATGTAAAAGATTTAGGATGGAAATTCACCAAAGTTCTTGATGGAGATACATTTAGTTTTGAGTTACCTAAAAATCCCGCATTAACACCAAAATTGCGGAAACTTTCTGTGAGAGTGTTAGGTATAGACACGCCAGAAAAAGGGTTTCGTGGAAAATGCGAACAAGAAAAAATTTTGGGGCAAAAAGCAACAGACTTTGCTAAAGACCTATTTGATTTTGTTGATGCAATCGAGCTATTGGATCTTAAATGGGATAAATATGGCGGGCGCGTGAATGCAACCGTTATTATAACCATTAAAGATAAGAAGTATAATTATACTGAGCTTTTGATACAGAATAAATGTGCATTTTCTTATGATGGGGGAACAAAGCAAAGCTGGTGTGAACCGAAGATTGATTTGGAGAAGTGTTGTAATTTTGAGGATTTGCCCCTTTAA
- a CDS encoding DUF2608 domain-containing protein has translation MSSNNTKFKIATTLAHAKTIIDTSVTDKTTTLLLFDIDMTLTFPDNQAVRYPAIARNLLTYYNVMVNNGYLTRTLATVLDPALLIEKDALEILNSFDMKTILFTACVSGKVGPVESVKQVKYEGLKRLGIDFDHTFKQDLENPVFYKGILFSQNDDRKGAVLVDFLKKMKFTAFKTIVLVDDQQNNLKDVRNALHEHFSEIKFVGVHYQGAFMKGGDISAEEFKAFWVRTSSLANEESS, from the coding sequence GTGTCATCCAACAACACCAAATTCAAAATTGCAACGACCTTAGCCCATGCAAAAACTATCATTGACACATCCGTCACAGACAAAACCACCACCCTACTCCTGTTTGACATAGATATGACGCTCACATTTCCAGACAACCAAGCGGTACGATATCCTGCTATCGCTAGAAATCTGCTGACATATTATAATGTCATGGTAAATAACGGATATTTGACGAGAACGCTTGCAACCGTTTTAGACCCAGCGCTGCTCATTGAGAAGGATGCGCTAGAGATTTTGAATAGTTTTGATATGAAGACTATTCTCTTTACCGCATGTGTGTCTGGAAAAGTTGGGCCTGTGGAATCTGTGAAACAAGTAAAATACGAAGGATTGAAGCGATTAGGCATTGATTTTGATCATACCTTTAAACAAGATCTTGAGAATCCTGTATTTTATAAAGGGATTTTATTTTCACAAAATGATGATCGCAAAGGGGCTGTGTTGGTGGATTTTTTGAAGAAAATGAAGTTTACGGCTTTCAAGACGATTGTTTTGGTGGATGATCAACAGAATAATTTGAAAGATGTGCGTAATGCTCTTCATGAACATTTTTCTGAAATAAAGTTTGTTGGGGTGCATTATCAAGGCGCTTTTATGAAAGGCGGCGATATTAGTGCGGAAGAGTTTAAGGCGTTTTGGGTGAGGACATCCTCATTGGCAAACGAGGAATCGTCATAA
- the hslU gene encoding ATP-dependent protease ATPase subunit HslU, producing MTPKEIVKYLDQYIIGQDNAKKSVAIALRNRWRRLNLTPEYENLRDDIIPKNILMVGPTGVGKTEIARRLAKMIDAPFIKIEATKFTEIGYVGRDVEQIIRDLMEEALTITRRKMRQKYIVLAQRIALKQLAAILKKRKEYASQTDEELIRMIKNGEMDSETIEISESKDFVVGDLVSFQNFFKDLDTEKTSQTNMPLQKALEYYTEKEADRYVNESEVVAQAKQAVEKSGIVFIDEIDKICTSSNVTHKQSDVSREGVQRDLLPIVEGTSISTKYGAIRTDHILFIAAGAFHTAKPSDLIPELQGRFPIRVELNHLSKDDLLQIIKFPKNSVIAQAEALIASEGLKLKFTDEAINFIGEHAAAHNEITNIGARRLHTLMEKILDEVYFDPEELMKKNKVIEVTEAYVKEKLGSLPENQELARFML from the coding sequence ATGACACCTAAAGAGATTGTGAAATATCTCGATCAATATATCATTGGCCAAGATAATGCAAAAAAATCTGTTGCTATTGCCCTTCGCAATCGCTGGCGTAGATTAAATTTAACCCCTGAATACGAAAATTTAAGAGATGATATCATCCCAAAGAATATTCTAATGGTTGGCCCTACTGGTGTAGGAAAAACAGAAATCGCGCGCCGTTTGGCGAAAATGATAGATGCGCCATTCATTAAAATTGAAGCAACAAAATTCACAGAAATTGGTTATGTTGGGCGCGATGTTGAGCAAATCATCCGTGATCTTATGGAAGAAGCTTTAACAATCACACGTCGTAAAATGCGTCAAAAATACATTGTTTTAGCGCAACGCATTGCATTAAAGCAACTTGCAGCTATCTTAAAAAAGAGAAAAGAATACGCCTCTCAAACAGATGAAGAGTTAATTCGTATGATTAAAAACGGTGAGATGGATAGCGAAACAATTGAAATTTCCGAATCTAAAGATTTTGTTGTGGGTGATCTAGTTAGCTTTCAAAACTTTTTTAAAGATTTAGATACAGAAAAAACTTCTCAAACTAATATGCCTCTTCAAAAAGCTCTTGAATATTACACAGAAAAAGAAGCAGATCGTTATGTTAATGAATCTGAAGTTGTTGCGCAAGCCAAACAAGCTGTGGAAAAAAGTGGTATCGTATTTATCGATGAAATCGATAAGATTTGCACAAGCAGCAATGTAACCCACAAGCAAAGTGACGTGAGTCGTGAAGGCGTGCAAAGAGATTTATTGCCAATTGTTGAAGGAACATCCATTTCCACAAAATATGGTGCTATTCGTACAGATCATATTTTGTTTATTGCAGCGGGTGCATTTCATACCGCAAAACCTTCAGACCTTATTCCTGAACTTCAAGGTCGTTTCCCAATCCGTGTTGAATTGAATCACCTTTCCAAAGATGATCTTTTGCAAATCATTAAATTCCCAAAAAATAGCGTAATTGCACAAGCGGAAGCTCTGATCGCATCCGAAGGTCTTAAGTTGAAATTTACAGATGAAGCAATCAACTTTATTGGCGAACATGCTGCAGCCCACAACGAAATCACCAATATTGGTGCACGTAGACTGCATACACTTATGGAAAAAATCCTGGATGAAGTATATTTTGACCCCGAAGAGTTGATGAAAAAGAATAAGGTTATTGAGGTCACAGAAGCGTATGTGAAAGAGAAATTAGGGTCATTGCCTGAGAATCAAGAATTAGCACGGTTTATGCTATAG
- the hslV gene encoding ATP-dependent protease subunit HslV translates to MWDGTTIVCVRRNNKVAIACDGQITLGEQIMKNSANKLRVISVKNKKNQMIKVLLGFAGSTCDAIFLYEELEAYIRENIESYDLEKIVVQLSKKFRQDAHSKKQAMMIVADKKDTFIMDGMGNAIRPENFATEKGKTTEVSAIGSGGAFALSAARALTEFTDLPVEKIAHESLIIAGEICIHTNTKVRVEKL, encoded by the coding sequence ATTTGGGATGGTACAACAATTGTTTGCGTGCGACGCAACAACAAAGTTGCAATCGCTTGCGACGGTCAGATTACACTTGGCGAACAAATCATGAAAAATTCTGCGAACAAACTCAGAGTGATTTCTGTCAAGAACAAAAAAAATCAGATGATTAAAGTATTATTAGGTTTTGCGGGATCTACATGTGATGCGATTTTTCTTTATGAAGAGCTTGAGGCTTATATTCGCGAAAATATTGAGTCATATGATCTAGAGAAAATTGTTGTACAGTTGTCCAAAAAATTCAGACAAGATGCGCATTCAAAAAAACAAGCTATGATGATCGTTGCTGATAAAAAAGATACGTTCATTATGGATGGTATGGGTAATGCAATTCGCCCAGAAAACTTTGCTACAGAAAAAGGAAAAACAACAGAAGTGTCTGCTATCGGTTCAGGTGGCGCATTTGCTCTATCTGCAGCAAGAGCCTTAACAGAATTTACCGATTTGCCTGTTGAAAAAATTGCACACGAGTCATTAATTATTGCTGGCGAAATCTGTATCCATACAAACACGAAAGTCCGCGTAGAAAAATTATAA
- the dnaE gene encoding DNA polymerase III subunit alpha encodes MTQNIKKQFVHLNVHTPYSLCEGAISIPKIVKTCKNKGMPAVALTDTHNLFGALEFSLACMKENIQAIIGCKIFLDHDRTLILLCTSETGYQNLMKLVSDSYLSEESYKIIPEDILKEHHEGLIAIGCPKTISLKDTFENRFYISISRYGKNAVDEDERVDLAYEHNIPLVAINEVFFGAPEDYDAHDALLCIGEGRYLIEDDRPRVTPHHYFKSTDEMEHAFQDIPEALENTVIIAQRCQFLLKSNEPMLPPYQTETSEEEYLKKQAYEGLKKRLEGMSEEGQTPYFERLETELGIINKMGFPGYFLIVSDFIKWAKSQNIPVGPGRGSGAGSVVAWALTITNVDPIKYNLLFERFLNPERVSLPDFDVDFCQYRRDEVIEYVKDKYGTDKVAQICTFGSLQAKGVLRDVTRVLQMSYIRTDEICKMIPNFTTLEEALEQDEKLKERVEGDEQLKHIFKIGMQLEGLYRHVSTHAAGIVIGGKSLSSITPLYQEEDTTMPATQFSMKYAELAGLVKFDFLGLKTLTVIQHCCDKVGININDIPIDDRKTFELLAQPQKVGGIFQLESHGMRDVLSKLKPDRFEDLIALVALYRPGPMDDIPNYLERKHGTQEITYLHPSLEPILKETYGVMVYQEQVMHIAQKLANYSLGEADLLRRAMGKKILSEMEKQEKIFIEGAIANGIPEDTATQIFALMAKFASYGFNKSHSAPYALIAYQTAYLKANYPEEFIASLMTLDGDNTDKLKSHFSEFTAFQIALKPPCVNNSFDEFTAQAKSVRYGLKAIKNVGEAFIEKIIHERSKNGPFKSLADFLTRIPKSDLNKRQFQSLALSGAFDVLHSNRKEIFDNVEKLLGWADSVQADKKSTQQTLFSDEITTQNIEFLKNTTPDYTLEERLDKEESVLGFYLSDHPLSPYEPFLDYLGLSDTRKLGVVKNVFERVSQKGNKYAFVELLAYKKTFEVLVFKEKLELFRPLLKEKNILIVDVQKSKDTLFVNDVMLAKDEIDQLPFTVESSIDEINALLPTIENEGPTHTELTTHFKNKKIKLSIPNTKVPLNQRTPRTTPTQD; translated from the coding sequence ATGACACAAAACATAAAAAAACAGTTTGTTCATTTAAATGTGCACACGCCCTACTCCCTGTGCGAAGGTGCAATTTCTATCCCTAAGATTGTCAAAACCTGTAAAAACAAAGGGATGCCTGCTGTTGCGCTTACAGATACACATAACCTTTTTGGCGCACTTGAGTTTTCTTTAGCATGTATGAAAGAAAATATCCAAGCTATCATTGGTTGCAAAATCTTCCTAGATCACGATCGCACACTTATATTGTTATGCACCTCAGAAACAGGTTATCAAAACTTGATGAAACTTGTATCTGACTCTTACTTATCCGAGGAATCTTATAAAATCATACCCGAAGATATCTTAAAAGAACATCACGAAGGATTGATTGCCATTGGCTGCCCTAAAACCATTTCATTAAAAGACACATTCGAAAATCGTTTCTATATAAGCATTTCCAGATATGGCAAAAATGCGGTCGATGAAGATGAGCGTGTTGATCTTGCGTATGAACACAATATCCCTCTTGTAGCGATCAATGAGGTATTTTTTGGAGCGCCTGAAGATTATGATGCGCACGACGCCTTACTATGTATTGGCGAAGGGCGATATTTGATAGAAGATGATAGACCCAGAGTTACACCGCATCATTATTTTAAATCTACTGATGAAATGGAACATGCATTTCAAGACATCCCGGAAGCTCTTGAGAATACAGTGATTATTGCGCAACGCTGTCAATTTTTGCTGAAATCAAATGAACCTATGTTACCACCTTACCAGACAGAAACATCGGAGGAAGAGTATCTTAAGAAGCAAGCATATGAAGGTTTAAAAAAGCGCTTAGAAGGCATGAGCGAAGAAGGTCAAACGCCATACTTTGAAAGATTGGAAACTGAGTTAGGTATTATCAACAAAATGGGTTTCCCTGGATACTTTCTGATTGTATCTGACTTTATTAAGTGGGCTAAGAGTCAAAATATCCCTGTTGGACCTGGTCGCGGCTCTGGAGCTGGATCTGTTGTGGCATGGGCACTAACAATTACAAACGTAGATCCCATCAAATATAACTTGCTCTTTGAGCGCTTCCTAAATCCTGAGCGCGTATCTTTGCCTGACTTCGATGTGGACTTTTGTCAATATCGGCGCGATGAAGTTATTGAGTATGTAAAAGACAAATATGGCACAGATAAAGTAGCACAAATATGCACCTTTGGATCATTGCAAGCAAAAGGTGTGTTAAGGGATGTTACGCGTGTTTTACAAATGTCTTATATACGCACTGATGAAATCTGCAAGATGATTCCGAACTTCACAACTTTAGAAGAAGCTTTGGAGCAAGATGAAAAACTCAAAGAGCGTGTTGAAGGGGATGAGCAACTTAAGCATATTTTCAAAATTGGCATGCAGCTTGAAGGTTTATATCGTCACGTATCCACACATGCTGCCGGCATTGTGATTGGTGGAAAAAGCCTTTCAAGTATTACCCCCCTCTATCAAGAAGAAGATACAACGATGCCAGCAACACAGTTCAGTATGAAATATGCTGAACTTGCAGGACTGGTAAAGTTTGACTTCTTAGGCCTTAAAACACTTACAGTTATTCAGCATTGTTGCGATAAGGTTGGTATTAATATTAATGATATTCCAATTGATGACCGCAAAACATTTGAGCTTCTTGCGCAACCACAAAAAGTTGGGGGAATATTCCAGCTGGAATCTCATGGTATGCGTGATGTACTGTCTAAATTAAAACCAGACCGCTTTGAGGACCTGATAGCACTTGTGGCCTTATATCGCCCAGGACCTATGGATGATATTCCAAATTATCTTGAGAGAAAACATGGAACACAAGAAATTACATACCTTCATCCTTCACTAGAGCCGATATTAAAAGAAACATATGGTGTCATGGTCTACCAAGAGCAAGTCATGCATATCGCGCAAAAACTTGCAAACTACTCTTTGGGAGAAGCGGATCTTTTGAGACGCGCAATGGGTAAAAAAATTCTCTCAGAAATGGAAAAACAAGAGAAGATCTTTATTGAGGGCGCTATAGCAAATGGAATTCCTGAGGATACAGCCACGCAAATATTTGCTTTGATGGCGAAATTCGCAAGTTATGGATTTAACAAGTCACACTCTGCGCCCTACGCTCTTATTGCGTATCAAACTGCTTATTTAAAAGCCAACTATCCGGAAGAGTTTATCGCATCTCTTATGACACTGGATGGTGATAATACAGATAAATTAAAGAGTCATTTCTCTGAATTTACAGCTTTTCAAATTGCATTAAAACCACCTTGTGTGAATAATTCATTTGACGAATTCACTGCGCAAGCAAAAAGTGTGCGCTATGGATTAAAAGCCATAAAAAATGTAGGAGAGGCATTTATTGAAAAAATCATCCATGAACGCTCTAAGAACGGTCCCTTTAAGAGTCTGGCGGACTTTTTAACACGTATTCCAAAGTCAGATCTCAATAAGAGACAATTTCAAAGTCTAGCCCTTTCAGGTGCATTTGATGTGTTGCATTCAAACAGAAAAGAGATTTTCGACAATGTTGAAAAGCTTTTGGGATGGGCAGATTCTGTGCAAGCGGATAAAAAATCTACCCAGCAAACACTTTTTAGTGATGAGATTACAACCCAGAACATAGAGTTCTTAAAAAATACAACCCCAGATTATACGCTTGAAGAACGCCTTGATAAAGAAGAGTCTGTTTTAGGCTTTTATTTAAGTGACCACCCATTATCACCTTATGAGCCTTTTTTAGATTACTTAGGACTATCTGATACACGGAAACTAGGTGTTGTAAAAAATGTGTTTGAACGCGTTTCTCAGAAGGGCAATAAATATGCTTTTGTTGAACTTTTGGCCTATAAGAAAACCTTTGAAGTCTTGGTATTCAAAGAAAAACTTGAGCTCTTCCGTCCACTTTTAAAAGAAAAAAATATCTTAATTGTTGATGTGCAAAAAAGTAAAGATACATTATTCGTAAATGATGTGATGCTTGCAAAAGATGAAATTGACCAACTACCATTTACAGTTGAAAGCTCTATTGATGAAATAAATGCTCTACTCCCTACAATTGAAAATGAGGGGCCAACTCATACAGAATTAACGACGCATTTTAAAAATAAAAAAATAAAACTTTCCATACCAAACACAAAAGTCCCCTTAAATCAAAGAACACCCCGAACAACCCCCACACAAGACTAA